From Hominilimicola fabiformis, one genomic window encodes:
- a CDS encoding DUF2161 family putative PD-(D/E)XK-type phosphodiesterase, whose product MTEKELFPPVRDLFVKRGYKVNAEVRDCDVTATKDDEFIIIELKKNLSVTLLAQGLKRLKTGADVYIAVPKPKKYSLKKFRNTFAVIKKLELGLIFVSVRGSHSFAEIVFEPTEFKPTTRDYRKRREILTEINGRTIDTNTGGVTNTKIITAYTEQCIHIACILDMYGDLSPKRIKEISGIDRAYNILRMNVYGWFYNVKKGVYGITTEGRKGLLEYPELEKYYTELLQENTENGSPL is encoded by the coding sequence ATGACGGAAAAAGAACTTTTTCCTCCTGTACGTGATTTATTCGTAAAACGCGGATACAAAGTCAATGCAGAGGTGCGTGACTGTGACGTTACCGCAACGAAAGACGACGAATTTATTATTATAGAGTTAAAGAAAAATTTATCCGTAACACTTTTGGCACAAGGTCTGAAAAGGCTCAAAACAGGTGCAGACGTATATATCGCCGTACCCAAGCCGAAAAAATATTCACTGAAAAAATTCCGCAACACATTTGCGGTGATAAAAAAACTTGAACTCGGACTTATATTCGTTTCAGTTCGCGGCAGTCATTCATTTGCGGAAATCGTATTTGAGCCGACCGAATTTAAACCGACAACACGCGACTATCGAAAAAGGCGTGAAATTCTCACAGAAATCAACGGCAGAACGATTGACACAAACACAGGCGGTGTGACGAACACCAAAATCATAACCGCTTACACCGAACAATGTATACATATCGCGTGTATCCTTGATATGTACGGCGATTTGTCGCCGAAACGCATAAAGGAAATCAGCGGTATTGACCGTGCGTATAATATTCTAAGAATGAATGTTTACGGTTGGTTTTATAACGTCAAAAAAGGAGTCTACGGTATAACGACAGAAGGACGCAAAGGACTTTTGGAATATCCCGAACTTGAAAAATACTATACCGAACTTTTACAAGAGAATACAGAAAACGGCTCACCTTTGTGA
- the tsaB gene encoding tRNA (adenosine(37)-N6)-threonylcarbamoyltransferase complex dimerization subunit type 1 TsaB: MRVLAIDTSSNVATVAVMEDELLLGEYILNHKKTHSQKIMTMIEQILSELELTVQDIDIFAAAIGPGSFTGLRIGVATVKALAHATGKPVVSVGTLEALAYNVPYAEHIIVPIMDARRDNVFTASYIWDEGFKEIGEPEAISIDECLESCGEFLDTIFVGDGVKVYREYIKEKLGDKAIFPPANALNSRASSVAALALDKAKRGETQSYLEMKPYYIRKSQAERELEERENKEKGESK, translated from the coding sequence ATGAGAGTTCTTGCAATAGATACCTCGTCCAATGTCGCTACTGTTGCGGTTATGGAAGATGAGCTTTTGCTTGGTGAGTATATTTTAAATCATAAAAAAACTCATTCGCAGAAGATTATGACAATGATAGAACAGATTTTGTCGGAGCTTGAATTGACCGTTCAGGATATTGACATATTTGCGGCGGCTATCGGACCGGGTTCGTTTACAGGACTTCGTATAGGCGTTGCAACTGTCAAGGCACTTGCACACGCAACGGGCAAACCTGTGGTGAGCGTCGGAACACTTGAGGCACTTGCATATAACGTGCCGTATGCGGAGCATATAATTGTGCCGATAATGGACGCAAGACGTGACAATGTGTTTACAGCAAGCTATATTTGGGACGAGGGTTTTAAGGAAATCGGAGAGCCTGAGGCAATCAGCATTGATGAATGCCTTGAAAGCTGCGGTGAATTTCTTGATACTATATTTGTCGGTGACGGTGTTAAGGTGTATAGGGAATACATTAAAGAAAAACTTGGTGACAAGGCGATATTCCCGCCTGCAAATGCATTAAATTCAAGAGCGTCATCGGTTGCGGCACTTGCACTTGATAAGGCAAAACGCGGTGAAACGCAATCGTATCTTGAAATGAAACCGTATTATATAAGAAAATCTCAAGCCGAAAGAGAGCTTGAAGAAAGAGAAAACAAAGAAAAAGGAGAAAGTAAATGA
- a CDS encoding polysaccharide deacetylase family protein, giving the protein MENKRPFKTIYTCFPQGKHKVLTMSYDDGKIFDRKLIEIFNKYGIKGTFHLNTGIMPVDEDRIQLSEVKELYKGHEVSCHTSTHPTIERCPLDQVVQQVIEDRKALEDAVGYPVRGLSYPNGSYSKDIINLLPACGIEYSRVVGSTDDFAFPDNFLEWKSTCHHGHNLMQNAERFADLHKTQYLYMMYVWGHSYEFDRDNSWDLIEGFCKFIGGRDDIWYATNIEIVDYMNAAKNLKYTAKGDRVYNPNAISVWIEVDGQHYEIKPGELKEI; this is encoded by the coding sequence ATGGAAAACAAAAGACCTTTCAAAACAATTTACACTTGTTTCCCGCAAGGAAAACACAAGGTACTTACAATGAGTTACGATGACGGTAAGATTTTCGACAGAAAGCTTATCGAGATTTTCAACAAATACGGTATCAAGGGTACATTCCACCTTAACACAGGTATTATGCCTGTTGATGAGGACAGAATACAGCTTTCGGAAGTCAAGGAACTTTACAAAGGTCACGAAGTATCGTGCCATACAAGCACTCACCCAACTATTGAACGTTGTCCGCTTGACCAAGTTGTTCAGCAAGTAATTGAGGACAGAAAAGCACTTGAGGACGCAGTCGGCTATCCCGTAAGAGGTCTTAGCTACCCTAACGGCTCATACAGCAAGGATATTATCAATCTTCTTCCTGCCTGCGGCATAGAATACAGTCGTGTTGTCGGAAGTACGGACGATTTTGCATTTCCCGACAATTTTCTTGAATGGAAATCTACCTGTCACCACGGTCACAACCTTATGCAGAATGCAGAACGTTTTGCCGACCTACATAAGACACAATATCTTTATATGATGTACGTTTGGGGACACAGTTATGAATTTGACCGCGACAACAGCTGGGATTTAATCGAAGGTTTCTGTAAATTTATCGGTGGACGTGACGATATATGGTACGCTACAAATATTGAAATCGTTGACTATATGAATGCCGCAAAAAATCTTAAATACACCGCTAAGGGAGACAGAGTTTACAATCCTAACGCAATATCTGTATGGATTGAAGTTGACGGTCAACATTACGAAATCAAACCGGGAGAACTTAAAGAAATATGA
- the tsaE gene encoding tRNA (adenosine(37)-N6)-threonylcarbamoyltransferase complex ATPase subunit type 1 TsaE, producing the protein MEFESNSYEETQKFAEKFSKTLKAGDVLCMYGDLGVGKTAFVQGLAKGLGIDVPITSPTFTIVNEYSGRLPLYHFDVYRIADSDEMYEIGYEEYVYGDGVSVIEWPQLIDDILPENRYDVTISKDYSRHDNYRKIEIQKTEAEK; encoded by the coding sequence ATGGAATTTGAGTCAAACAGTTATGAAGAAACACAAAAATTTGCCGAGAAGTTTTCAAAAACTTTAAAGGCAGGTGACGTACTTTGTATGTACGGTGATTTGGGTGTCGGCAAAACAGCATTCGTGCAGGGACTTGCAAAGGGACTCGGAATTGATGTGCCTATCACAAGTCCGACTTTTACGATTGTGAATGAATACAGCGGCAGACTTCCTTTGTATCATTTTGATGTGTACCGCATAGCAGACAGTGATGAAATGTATGAAATCGGCTATGAAGAATATGTTTACGGCGATGGTGTAAGCGTTATCGAATGGCCGCAGCTTATTGACGACATACTTCCCGAAAACCGATATGACGTTACTATATCGAAGGATTACAGTCGTCACGATAATTACAGAAAAATCGAAATTCAAAAAACGGAGGCAGAAAAATGA
- a CDS encoding formate--tetrahydrofolate ligase, which produces MLSDIEIAQNAKMKHIRDVAASIGIAEDDLEFYGKYKAKIASELWGKVKDNENGKLILVTAINPTPAGEGKTTTTIGLGDALTNMGKKCVLALREPSLGPVMGIKGGAAGGGYSQVVPMEDINLHFTGDMHAITAANNLLSAMIDNHIHQGNALDIDVTNIVWKRVVDMNDRALRHVVVGMGGKVNGIPREDGFMITVASEVMAILCLANDLEDLKKRLGEIIIGYNRSGEPVKASDLKAQGAMAALLKDAIKPNLVQTLEYTPCFIHGGPFANIAHGCNSVQATKLAMKLSDYTITEAGFGADLGAEKFMDIKCRMAGISPDAVVIVATVRALKYNGGVKKTDLKEENVDALKKGIVNLEKHIKNMKSFGVPVVVAVNRFDTDSEEELNTVIERCHELGAECALSEVFAKGGEGGLDLAEKVISAVENQKADFKPAYDTDMSIKDKINEIVTKIYGGKGVNYTPKAQKQIARLEELGLDKKPVCMAKTQYSLSDNAKLLGRPENFEITVSNVRVSNGAGFIVVETGNIMVMPGLPKVPAADNIDVDADGKITGLF; this is translated from the coding sequence ATGCTATCAGATATTGAAATTGCACAAAATGCAAAAATGAAGCATATCCGTGATGTTGCCGCATCAATCGGCATAGCAGAGGACGATTTGGAGTTTTACGGAAAGTATAAGGCTAAGATTGCCTCTGAACTTTGGGGAAAGGTTAAGGACAATGAAAACGGAAAGCTGATTCTTGTTACGGCAATAAATCCTACTCCGGCGGGTGAAGGTAAAACAACGACAACAATCGGACTTGGCGACGCACTTACCAATATGGGCAAAAAGTGCGTTTTGGCACTTCGTGAGCCGTCACTTGGACCTGTTATGGGAATTAAAGGCGGTGCTGCAGGCGGCGGTTACAGTCAGGTTGTACCGATGGAAGATATAAATCTTCATTTTACAGGTGATATGCACGCTATAACGGCGGCAAATAACTTGCTTTCGGCAATGATTGATAATCACATTCATCAGGGTAACGCACTTGATATTGATGTTACAAACATTGTTTGGAAACGTGTTGTCGATATGAATGACAGAGCTTTACGTCACGTTGTTGTCGGTATGGGCGGAAAGGTGAACGGTATTCCGCGTGAGGACGGTTTTATGATTACTGTTGCATCGGAGGTTATGGCGATACTTTGTCTTGCAAACGATTTGGAGGATTTGAAAAAACGTTTGGGTGAAATTATAATCGGTTATAACCGCAGCGGTGAGCCCGTTAAGGCTTCGGATTTAAAGGCACAGGGTGCAATGGCGGCACTTTTGAAGGACGCTATAAAGCCTAACCTTGTTCAGACGCTTGAATACACACCTTGCTTTATTCACGGCGGTCCGTTCGCAAACATTGCACACGGCTGTAACAGTGTACAAGCTACGAAGCTTGCTATGAAGCTTTCTGATTATACAATAACAGAGGCAGGTTTCGGCGCAGATTTGGGTGCCGAAAAGTTTATGGATATTAAGTGCCGTATGGCCGGAATAAGTCCTGACGCAGTTGTTATTGTTGCGACTGTTCGTGCACTTAAATACAACGGCGGAGTTAAAAAGACCGACCTTAAAGAAGAAAATGTTGACGCTTTGAAAAAAGGTATCGTAAACCTTGAAAAACATATTAAAAATATGAAGTCATTCGGAGTACCGGTTGTTGTAGCGGTAAACCGTTTTGATACGGACAGTGAAGAAGAACTTAATACTGTCATTGAAAGATGTCACGAATTGGGTGCAGAATGTGCGCTTAGCGAAGTCTTTGCAAAAGGCGGTGAGGGCGGATTGGACCTTGCCGAAAAGGTTATTTCGGCGGTCGAAAACCAAAAAGCTGATTTTAAACCGGCATACGATACCGATATGTCAATCAAAGATAAGATTAATGAAATCGTGACAAAAATTTACGGCGGTAAGGGTGTTAATTACACACCGAAAGCACAAAAGCAGATTGCAAGACTTGAAGAACTCGGTCTTGATAAAAAGCCTGTATGTATGGCAAAGACGCAGTATTCATTGTCTGACAACGCAAAACTTTTGGGAAGACCTGAAAATTTTGAAATTACGGTAAGCAACGTAAGAGTTTCAAACGGTGCGGGATTTATCGTTGTTGAAACGGGTAATATAATGGTTATGCCGGGACTTCCGAAAGTGCCGGCGGCTGATAATATAGACGTTGATGCAGACGGAAAGATAACAGGGTTATTTTAA
- a CDS encoding CCA tRNA nucleotidyltransferase — MEFILPDSVMNILSRLETDGFSAFVAGGAVRDTIMGKTPHDYDIATSARPEEVKKLFRRTIDTGIKHGTITVVHNKTGYEVTTFRTDGEYSDGRHPQSVCFVDDAREDCARRDFTINAMMYLPKTGIIDYFGGQHDIENKIIRCVGNPEKRFKEDALRMLRAIRFSAVLSFRIEDETWKAIKKCAVLIKKVSHERILEEVNKMLLSENPDYIRKLHECGLLQYIMPELERCFGEPQRNKYHIYDVGEHIMHTVKCTPNDLVLRWAALMHDIGKPCCSSTDQNGIIHFYGHHRESCKIAVDLMHRLRMDNDTIREVSILVENHDVRVEPSLPAVKRMMARTGEVLFEKLLILQTADNMAKNLEHFPEKKNRIDASMQIYKQILAERQPYLVSHLAVNGKDLIRLGYRPGREIGDVLRKLIDEVIIDANLNNRDYLLKEARILKKSNSKNGSQR; from the coding sequence ATGGAGTTTATACTGCCTGACAGCGTTATGAATATTTTAAGTCGCCTGGAAACAGACGGCTTTTCTGCGTTTGTGGCAGGCGGTGCGGTGCGTGATACGATTATGGGCAAAACTCCGCATGATTACGACATTGCAACGAGTGCAAGACCTGAAGAAGTGAAAAAACTTTTCCGCCGTACGATTGATACGGGTATAAAGCACGGTACGATTACGGTTGTTCACAACAAGACAGGTTATGAAGTTACCACGTTCAGAACTGACGGTGAATACAGTGACGGCAGACATCCGCAGAGTGTATGTTTTGTCGATGATGCAAGGGAAGATTGTGCAAGACGCGATTTTACCATAAATGCGATGATGTATTTGCCGAAAACGGGTATAATTGATTATTTCGGCGGTCAGCATGATATTGAAAATAAGATAATCAGATGTGTAGGTAATCCCGAAAAACGATTTAAAGAGGACGCACTTAGAATGTTAAGAGCGATACGTTTCAGTGCGGTGCTTTCGTTCAGAATTGAGGACGAAACATGGAAAGCAATAAAAAAATGTGCGGTGCTTATAAAAAAAGTCAGTCATGAAAGAATTTTGGAGGAAGTGAATAAAATGCTTCTTTCAGAAAATCCCGACTATATTCGGAAATTGCACGAGTGCGGACTGCTGCAATATATAATGCCGGAACTTGAAAGATGTTTCGGTGAACCGCAGAGAAACAAGTATCATATTTATGATGTCGGTGAACATATTATGCACACCGTTAAGTGTACGCCGAATGATTTGGTATTGAGATGGGCGGCACTTATGCACGATATTGGCAAGCCGTGTTGTTCGAGTACGGACCAAAACGGTATAATTCATTTTTACGGACATCACAGAGAAAGCTGTAAAATTGCGGTTGACCTTATGCACAGATTGCGTATGGATAACGACACAATTCGTGAAGTTTCGATACTTGTTGAAAATCATGATGTAAGAGTTGAGCCGTCGTTGCCTGCTGTTAAGCGAATGATGGCAAGAACGGGTGAGGTGCTTTTTGAAAAACTTTTGATACTGCAAACGGCGGACAATATGGCGAAAAATCTTGAGCATTTCCCCGAAAAGAAAAACAGAATAGACGCGTCAATGCAGATTTATAAGCAGATTTTGGCTGAAAGACAGCCGTATCTTGTTTCGCATCTTGCGGTAAACGGCAAGGACCTTATACGTCTTGGCTACCGCCCCGGCAGAGAAATCGGCGATGTGCTGAGAAAGTTGATAGACGAGGTTATCATAGATGCGAACCTTAACAACAGAGATTATCTTTTAAAAGAAGCAAGAATATTAAAGAAAAGCAATTCAAAAAACGGCTCACAAAGGTGA
- the rpiB gene encoding ribose 5-phosphate isomerase B has protein sequence MIAIGSDHGGFELKGHIIEHLKEKGIEVKDFGTYSEASVDYPDCAKPVCKAVLDGECECGILICGTGIGISMAANKFKGIRAALCGDVFSAKMSKEHNNANIICMGGRVLGRELANMIVDTYLEAEFQGGRHADRIKKIHEIETM, from the coding sequence ATGATAGCAATAGGCAGTGACCACGGCGGTTTTGAACTAAAAGGACATATAATCGAACATTTAAAGGAAAAGGGTATTGAGGTTAAAGACTTCGGAACATACAGTGAGGCAAGTGTTGATTATCCCGACTGTGCAAAGCCTGTATGCAAGGCTGTTCTTGACGGTGAATGTGAATGCGGTATACTTATCTGCGGTACAGGTATAGGAATATCAATGGCGGCAAATAAGTTTAAGGGTATAAGAGCGGCACTTTGCGGTGATGTGTTCAGTGCGAAAATGTCAAAGGAACATAATAACGCAAATATTATTTGTATGGGCGGTCGTGTTTTGGGCAGAGAGCTTGCAAATATGATTGTTGACACTTATCTTGAAGCGGAATTTCAAGGCGGCAGACATGCCGACAGAATTAAAAAAATTCACGAAATAGAAACTATGTAA
- a CDS encoding helix-turn-helix domain-containing protein, translated as MNKKLFEDIGKRVKKRRIELGYTQEYLAEKMDVSIQMISGTESGKKALKLENFIKFCEILETTPDYLIKGRDPASILIEEMEQLTDTQIERINAVIKQCIEMCKEQNEQ; from the coding sequence ATGAATAAGAAATTGTTTGAGGATATAGGAAAGAGAGTTAAAAAGAGAAGAATTGAGCTTGGGTATACGCAGGAGTATTTGGCTGAAAAAATGGACGTCAGTATACAGATGATTTCAGGAACGGAATCCGGCAAGAAAGCTTTAAAACTTGAAAACTTTATAAAATTTTGTGAAATTCTCGAAACTACTCCCGACTATTTGATAAAAGGACGTGATCCTGCATCAATATTGATTGAAGAAATGGAACAGTTGACAGATACACAGATTGAAAGAATAAATGCGGTGATAAAGCAGTGTATCGAGATGTGCAAAGAACAAAATGAGCAATAG